One genomic region from Dehalobacter restrictus DSM 9455 encodes:
- a CDS encoding hydrogenase small subunit, whose protein sequence is MVNKDVPAKPLIIWLGTNTCAGDMLSLLNAKDPGYQELISSIAELRFDYLLGASEGSDAINVLDDLQKNHKAAYILVVEGSIPTRSNGLYSVIGYRNGKAWTALQAVRELGAEARYVVAAGTCAAFGGIYAAAPNPSKCVSLQAALDRKVINVPGCPINPEWMMGTLNHLIQYGEPALDDYSRPKLFYGETIHNLCQRRDYFDNSIFAAKPGEPWCMYKIGCKGPVTYADCPVRQWNGEHLSWPVKANTPCIGCASPEFPDGDVPFFEHLPDVKLPGIKVTANRVGLLTGVVTALGIGAHLLGSILTGRLRKH, encoded by the coding sequence ATGGTGAATAAAGATGTTCCAGCAAAACCTCTCATTATCTGGCTCGGGACGAATACCTGTGCCGGCGACATGCTTTCCCTTCTTAATGCCAAGGATCCGGGCTACCAGGAGTTGATCAGCAGCATTGCAGAGCTTCGTTTTGATTATCTTTTGGGGGCGTCCGAAGGCAGTGATGCCATCAATGTTCTTGATGATCTCCAGAAAAATCATAAAGCGGCATACATCCTGGTGGTTGAAGGGAGCATCCCAACGAGATCCAATGGCCTGTATTCTGTGATCGGTTATCGGAACGGCAAGGCTTGGACGGCTTTGCAGGCAGTGCGGGAACTGGGTGCTGAAGCTCGTTACGTGGTTGCTGCCGGTACCTGCGCAGCGTTCGGAGGGATCTATGCTGCAGCTCCGAACCCTTCTAAATGTGTATCATTACAGGCTGCTCTAGACAGAAAAGTTATCAATGTGCCTGGATGCCCAATCAACCCCGAATGGATGATGGGCACTTTGAACCATTTAATTCAGTACGGTGAGCCAGCACTTGATGATTATAGCCGGCCCAAACTTTTCTATGGAGAAACAATCCATAACCTTTGCCAGCGGCGGGATTATTTTGACAACAGCATCTTTGCCGCTAAGCCGGGAGAACCGTGGTGCATGTATAAGATTGGCTGTAAAGGGCCGGTCACCTATGCAGATTGCCCTGTCCGCCAGTGGAACGGAGAGCATCTAAGCTGGCCGGTAAAAGCCAATACCCCTTGTATCGGCTGTGCCAGCCCGGAGTTTCCCGATGGAGACGTTCCATTCTTTGAACACTTACCAGATGTAAAGCTTCCTGGGATCAAAGTAACGGCAAATAGGGTGGGCCTATTGACAGGGGTTGTGACCGCGCTTGGTATTGGCGCTCATCTGTTAGGAAGCATCCTGACCGGCAGATTGCGGAAACACTGA